From one Dermacentor andersoni chromosome 1, qqDerAnde1_hic_scaffold, whole genome shotgun sequence genomic stretch:
- the Vps24 gene encoding charged multivesicular body protein 3, translating to MGLFGKTPERSPKEQVREWTSKLRKEGYQLDRQIRAIQRQEEGVKKSLKEAAKKNDKEVCLILAKEVLRARKAINRIHASKAQLNSVVMSMNHQLATLRLAGSMQRSTEVMKSMQQLIKVPEVAQTMRDLSKEMLRAGIIEEMLDDTMEGLDDQDDLEEEAQEEVDKVLWELTAGQLGKAPTAVTESLPSEDIQEAGPSSAIVEDEDDVTKMQERLQALRS from the exons ATGGGACTGTTTGGGAAAACACCAGAGCGATCGCCGAAAGAACAG GTGCGAGAATGGACTTCAAAGCTGAGAAAAGAAGGGTACCAGCTGGATCGCCAAATCAGAG CTATTCAGAGACAAGAAGAAGGTGTCAAGAAGTCTTTGAAAGAGGCCGCAAAAAAGAATGACAAGGAGGTGTGTCTTATCCTGGCTAAAGAGGTGCTTCGTGCTCGCAAAGCTATCAATCGGATCCACGCCTCCAAGGCACAGTTGAACTCCGTCGTTATGAGCATGAACCATCAGCTCG CTACCCTTCGGTTGGCTGGCTCAATGCAAAGAAGTACTGAAGTTATGAAGAGCATGCAGCAGTTGATCAAAGTGCCCGAAGTAGCGCAGACGATGCGAGACCTGTCGAAAGAAATGCTGCGA GCAGGAATAATAGAAGAAATGCTGGATGACACAATGGAAGGCCTTGATGACCAGGACGACTTGGAGGAAGAGGCACAGGAGGAAGTTGACAAGGTCTTGTGGGAGCTGACTGCAG GCCAGCTTGGCAAGGCCCCAACTGCTGTTACAGAATCTTTGCCATCAGAAGACATCCAAGAAGCTGGTCCATCGTCTGCCATAGTAGAAGACGAAGACGATGTGACGAAGATGCAAGAGCGATTGCAGGCCTTACGCAGCTGA